The Hevea brasiliensis isolate MT/VB/25A 57/8 chromosome 9, ASM3005281v1, whole genome shotgun sequence nucleotide sequence GTGGAGATGGTTTTTATGAGCTGAAAGATGTGTCTGCCACAACTCAAAGTGATGCCCTTTCTCTTGATGGGGGTTTAATATCTGATAAGGCTTATGTGAATACCAAACTGTTAAAGCCCCCAAGTTCAGATTCTGAATCCATGTGTAGTTCCAGCTCTGCTTCTGGTGTTGCCTTTCACTGTGCCTCTGGTGGGGGTAATTCATGCGATACTTCTGAGGTGATAATCCTATCAAACCAGGCTAGTTGATTGCCATTTAATTCTTCTTTTGCAGTAGAAATCAGGTGTTATTTTGACAGCATCCATCGGTAGGTTTTCCGGACCTTACATCAAGCAGAGGTTGGCTGCTTAATGTCATGTCTTGGGATGCCAGCATGCCATTATGTAGTGGTGATAGCCGCTGAAGGTGTTGGTCAACAATGTTGTCATTTTGGTAATCTAATATCAGAGTTCATGGATtttacatgattttttttttttttccttttgtttaaCCCATTTCGTATGTACAGTGTCAAAGATCAGCCTTAGTAGTTGTCTATTTAAATTTGATATCAAATCTAGATGATGCAATCAGAGGGTTGTGCATTTTGGACCTCCCCTACGCTTATTGTAAATGGAACAAATCATTGCATCTGAATTATGAAAATAGCTGTTTCTTTTCCAAGTTTATCTGTAGTATATCAGAGATGCTCAAGTTTTATCGGTTTCTAAAGCGAGGGACAAAATAAATGTGCTTCATGCTGGTTTGTTTTTCTGACAACAATGGGGAAAAAAATTGGTCTTGCTAGCTACTTCTTGAGAAGTGAGAACTCGTACGTGAAGCAGAGGAATTTGTCCTGGAAAAGAAATTCTTTCATTTATATGTCCATTTTACTTTAGTTATATCTGCGAAATTTATGTATCACAATTTTTTAAAAGGATAGTatctaaataaatttaatttaaagagtTTGAGATTGCCAATTAactcaaaaaataaaaatcaatttattttgtttttataacTCACTGCAAAAGAAGAATAAATAAAATGTGATAGAAATTATGGGGAAATTATTCAAATCTCTAAGCGTATGTATACTTTTTTCACTGCGTGAtacttaatttttcatattttaataaataattgaaattttataatatgaCATTATGATATTAATATAACTTAAATCACAGGGATAACACTATTTAAAAAAATGCAAGCATAACACATTAGTACAGTTTaatatacttaaaaaaaaaaaaggcacatTTGTGATTTATTGAGTTAACAAATTTTAAGTTTAGTTTAGATGATTTTgttcaatataaaaaaaaaaggacaaaaagATTGTATATTAAATAAAAGGTCTTATCCTTTTCTTTGCCAAAATTATTTACCCATTTTTTTAGAatgcctagatttttttttttacctatatttaaaaataagaaaagaaaataaaaggaaaagaatctttgcagtggaaaaataaaattgttgtggCAATATCAACTTATGACACGCTATATAAATAGCCCATATGCCTCTTCCTCTGCGACTAGGGTTTTTGAACTAACTCTTAGCTAATACGCCGCCGCGTAGCGAAGAGAGCTTCTCCTTATCTGGAACCCTAGCCATGGTGAGTCATGAAACCTCTAATCGTGGATATAATTGTACAGATGACTTACATATATATGGTAGATTTAACGATGCTTcttaatgattatgaaattttgtagtcGCTGGTCGCAAATGAAGATTTCCAACACATTCTTCGTGTTCTGAACACGAACGTCGATGGGAAACAGAAGATTATGTTTGCCCTAACCTCCATCAAAGGTATCGGTCGCCGTTTTGCTAACATCGTCTGCAAGAAAGCCGACGTCGACATGAACAAGAggtctttctctctctctatttcACTTTCCTAATCGTAGCGTTTTCTTTCATTCATAAAGTCTCTTATATTCTATAATTATCTGATCTTTGTTTTAGTTTTAGAGTTGAAAAAGAGTATTTGTTTATGATCCAAGTCTATTATTTTGTTGCTGTTATTTCTAGCTGTGAAAATATGAGTTAAACTTTGATAGATTTCTTGTTACTTGCTGATTATACATTGTTGTGATTCTGATGAGAATTATGGTTGTTAGCTCTTTTTCCATTATTCTTTCTGGGTAGTAATAACATGTAGTCTAAGTAATGTGGGTATGATTCTGATGAGAATTCTGGTGGTTAGCTTTTTTCCCCATTAGTCTTTCTGGGTAGTAATATTGTAATAACATTTAGTCTAAGTAATGTGGTTTATCATTCACTTATGTTATTGTGTCCATTTATTTGTTAGTGATCGTTTAAGAGAGTTCAAAGATTGTATAGAATGTGCAGCTGCAATCCCCTGGATTTAGTGATCTGTACGGCacagtattttttttttccattttctttaACTTTTATTATGATGTATTCTAGAATTTGGGTTTCCATTCAAATCTAAATGAGTCTCGGggatttttatttgaaatctttttTGTTTCAATGCACATGCTTTCCTCCCATCAAGTGTATTTTAACGTAATTATATTTGATTAATAATTGATTTGTTCTTTCTAATGTTTTCTATTTTTGTTAGGAATCTAATTTTCACATTGGGAGTAAATAAGAATGAAAGGATAAATATAAGTAATTGGGTTGCAACATTGAATTGACTAGTATAATATAAACCCAtattaatattgaattaaaatgtaaTTTGACTAGTATTCCCTCCAAGCATTCTTGACTTTTGGACTGTTTGTAGAGCTGGTGAACTATCAGCTGAAGAGCTTGACAAACTTATGGTGATTGTTGCAAATCCCCGCCAATTCAAGATTCCAGATTGGTTCCTGAACAGACAGAAGGATTACAAGGATGGAAAGTATTCTCAGGTTGTATCCAATGCATTGGACATGAAGCTGAGAGACGATCTTGAGCGGTTGAAGAAGATCAGGTTTTTCCTCTGTTCTCATTAGAAGCCCTTTCTTTTGAGGGAAAAGTGCTATTTTCTATTTCTACATTGCATTTTTTATTTACTTAGCAACTGTCTGATACTTTGTTGCAGAAACCATCGTGGTCTTCGTCACTATTGGGGTCTTCGAGTGCGTGGCCAGCACACCAAGACCACTGGCCGCAGGGGGAAGACTGTTGGTGTCTCCAAGAAGCGATAATTTGGTTTTTCTAATTTTTGTGTGTTCTCTCTGGCTTTTTGGATACTTTGCATGTTTTCAGTATTTTGAGGTTTTAAAAGAACTTAGCATGTCTTCGAATTTTTATTTAAGTGAAGTTACCATTTTGTACTGCAGAGACTACTTTGTGTTCTCTTAGTTGGATTCTCTTATTATTCTCTTAAAAATTTACATAATATTCTCTCTCAAAAAAGTATTGCTTTGGCTTTTTGTGAATTTTTTTTGAAGGCATTTTGATTTCTGATGTTAGAGAAGATCTCATGATATAGTCAGTGATGTAAAAATTGCCTTCAGGATAAGTGATATGGATTTGCATATTATTGGGCATTGATGCCAAAGAATTTTTAATGCTATGCAAATGGGCTAAACTTCCAGTGCATTTGAACCaagctttattttttattatttttttattttttaatgaagTTAGGCTTGGGATTGATGTCGGATTCACGGCCTCTCAGGGTAAAACTCTGCAGTCGAGGTATGAATTGGGATATGAATTTCTTCCTCGCAAAGTTGGGTGTAGTAATAGCTCAACTCTTTAGCGAGGCATCCATGGTGTGTGACAGTATGTTGGTCTCTTGGTTATGACCAAAGGGTTAAAGTCTGGTCGGTTCCATGGCTGCTAGGGACAATGTTGCCGAGTATCTTGATGTTACTGGGAGTTGGAATTGGCCTTTGTTTTGTGATTATCTTCCCCATTCTACTCTTTTAACCATAGCCAGCAGTTCCTCATCCATTTGTCTCTATGCCCTGATGTTTTTTGGGCCTCCTAAAGAACAGACAAGTTATCTATTCAGTTAGTCTAGTCGTTTCTGGTTGGTGATACGAATGACGCCTCTCATCCTCGGTGCAAGTCGATTTGGTGCTGGTAAAGTTAAGGAGTCCGCACTTTTTTATGGCTGACAATGCACAGTGATTATTAACCAATTGTGAGAGGCATCCTCGACATATCAGTGGGTTGCGAGTCCTGTGAATCTTGTATGGGCCTTGCAGATGGTGTTTATCATGTCCTCTGCGACTCCAATTTTGCTAGGCAAGTCTAGTACTCTCTTATCTCCAGGTTTGGTGGAtacatttgtttgtttccatgcAGTTGTCAACTGAGTGGATAATCTCAGGAATGTTAAGCGGAATAATAGGTTCACTTGAGATCTTTGTTTTAGCGCCCCTGGATGTTGTGAACTAGACGCAATAGGGTTTTGTTTTGAGAAGATGGCTCAATTATGGAGTATCACTGGGCGCCGCAGAGGTTCGTTCTTTAAACATAGCTTATAACACGACGGTGAATTCCATGGGTTCGGGTAAAATCCAATGGGCTAAATATCTTAGGTATTGTTGGCAGCCAGCTCAAGAAAATTCAGATAGGGGCTTTAAACATAACTGGGCATGTCTTGTTGGGGAACGTGACTTCTTATATGTTAGGACTTAGGAGAGATTGGGCTTTAGTAATCTTCTTGTCTGTGGGCTTTGCTCAGCGCGAGATTAATTATCATATATTATAATAGGCTATGTTTCGGAGAGGGAAGAAAATGATGGGAAAATATCGCATTTTCCTTCCATTCTCTCTTTCCCTCTCCGCTTTAGTCATTCCAAAACGAGTTCACTTCCCAGTGGCGATAAAATCATGCAGGTATAGTCATCTAGAGCTAGATTGCAGGAAATACCCGGAAGTCGAGGTAAATTAGGTAGCCTGGCTATCagttaaaaagtttttttttttaattaatttaaaaagaatAATAACACTTCgatattttagaaaaataattttatgaaacaCTTCATGAAAATCGAAAGAAAAATGcttgagaaaaatattaaaaagatactctataattttacactttaataGATAAAGGATTGTAGtttgatttttattaatttaatattatatattttcttcGGTGATTTAAATCGTTCAGATAAACATATAATATTGACCATATAAGGGTCATGTGTTGTCACACTTGCGCCATATTTATCACTTGCTCGTCGTCATTTAGCGATAACAAATGATTTGGATCACAATTACAAACAgaagaaaatacaaaatatcaaattgATGAAATTCAAATCATGGTCttttacaaaattatatatattattttcctAAAATGCTTCTCATGATGAGAAGTAATAAAAAATCCGAAACCCAAAAAATGTGATGAGTTCAGGAGAGTACCTGACCTAAAgggaaagaaataatgaaaacaAACTAAGCTTGGGATCTGGCTGTAAGACCCCACAAAATGAATCATCGATCTTTGATGAGCCTTTGCTAAGAAAAAGCAATGGGCCAATAATTAATTGGAGACACAACCACATGCACAGACATGTTTTTGCAACTGCTCTGTATTATATGTATCAACATTTTGATTTTGCTTGGCAATTCTCAAGTTGAACTATATATTATAATCATATTTATGCAGAAAATTAACAACTCGACGATCAAGCATTCAGTAGTGGCATCTTTACACATTTCGCTGAATCTTTGCTGGCTCATACCCTTGTCCCTTAAAATAACTATTGAGGACCGAATACTAAGGACAAATCCAAGATTCCCTGCTTCCGTCTACTTTTATATTGTTTCAAATTTGGCCAATTGTTTATCCATTTGTTGTCTTCATGCTTAGTTTGTTCCCAGTCAAAGTTAGGATAAATAAACAGTAACTTCTTGTTTATTATGCACACTTTGGCTTCATCTTATATTTGCTTGTGTAGAAGACATTGTCTTTTCTTTTAAGATTAATTATCATTCTTAATTGTCCATTTCGGGTCAATTGATTGGCATGTTTATAAATTTTCAAATGGGTTCTcacttaaaatatttatttccaGTTTTAATTGATTGGAGACTTATTCCTGTCCTGTGCTGCAGTAATCCCTTCAAATTTCAATGTAGCAAGATGATATGGATAATCCAAATATAAATAGTGAGCTGTTATTAGCAATCCAGGAATATAGACGGACAATATTTGGCATGTTTATAGTGAGGGTAATTAGTGTGCATGCAGTTGCCAATAATGTTTTGGTCGAATGATAACACTGAGACTCTAGGATGAACATCCCAAATTTGATTTAGGGGGACATTATTCTCGTTGCCTGCCTCTTAGGGTTTTCAGCCTGTTCAAAGATGACCAAGGGGTGATTAATCTAGTGAATGTGGGAGAAAAAATAAAGTGTACAGTCTTGCACAGTGGCTATGGAGCTATGCATTAATTGCATTTTTAGGCGAAACTCCATTTTTTTGGGGACATTATCATCTCTGGGCTGTATGATAAGATGATTGGTTTTGTGTCTTGTACAGTGAGATTAGGGATGAAAATGACTCGATTTGATTGACGAAAATGAGTTGACTATTTTTAGGCACTCAATTTGATTGAATTTTGTGGATATGGATTTTGATAGTGTAATTGGGTCGAGATAGATacaactttaaaaaataatatgcatAACAGATTTAgatcatatttaaattttatttttaaataatttataataaattaacgaATTCCATTGTTGAAAATATTAATAAGTTCTAGATGAATTAGGTGATAGATTTActcttttaataaaaattaacggAATTGATTATTGAAAATACCAATAAGTTCTAGATGAATTAGGTGATAGGTTTACTCTTTTAGTAAAaacaatatataaataagaaATTAACCCTTAAGTTACCAGGGAAAAGATGCTAAAACGAAGAATACTCTGAAAGATTAAGATAAGAGACATCAAAACGAtagcaaaatggagtgaaaactgaaaaataaagaaagactatgaaattttaatttctacTTGAACTAAGAACTTCTACAGTGAGCAAATTCTTGGAAAAGAAAATTGGAGCCAACAAGGACGAAAAGCAAAGGGAGTAGGGCAAAGGATAAGTTGTTAGATAGAGATAAAAAGAGCGAGGGGCTACTTTCCCCacataaaaatattgaaaattaccaAATCATTATCCGACAACCCACATTACATGTTACAAGCATTGCTGCTAGATCTCACAGGGTCGGCTTCCAGATTACTCTCCCTCCGCCGCTACCGCCGGCTGAGATGCCAAGAGACTAACAATGAGGTCAGCAAAAGCTCGAACGATGAACTTGTGAGTACTCTTAGGATTTAGTGCAAGATAACACAACAGAAGCTCATGCAAGTTGTCCCAATTGGCCTTCACGTCTACCATGTCCCGCGCCTCAACCATCTCCTGCATGGATCGCCTGAAGTCCAAATAAGGGTCTGGCGAGTACGTAGGGACTGCTACGCTGTCTTTAACTGTGGCAGCAGAGTTCCACGATTCAAAAGACGACCGGCCGTCGGATTGATCATTATTAGCAGTGCCAGTGTCCAAAAGTGGCTCAGTATCATTAGACTTTAGTTCTACCAGGGAGTCAGAAGATTGCGTATGAGTGTCAATGGAAGGTGTAGATTTGATGATGGAGTTGGAGCGGCCTGGGGAGGAGAAGAAGAAACGTTGGGAGGCGAATACGGTGGCGAAGTCAGGTTCAGATGAGGAAGATGATGAGTGAGTTGGGGATTTGGAAGCAGAGTCAAAGGTGTAGTAGTCAAAGAGAGAGTTATAGTTTTTTACGATAAGTGGATGGCTATGATCGTGTGGAGATAGAAGATTAGAAGGAGATTGGGGCTCTGGCGGACGCCTGATCTTGGTGAAGCAGAGGTGAAGGTTTCTCCCCAGTGTGCCTGCCATTTCTTGATCCTGTGGAGGGTGAAGGAGCTAGTATTTGTTTTCGTGGGTtgagagagaagaaaagaaagaaactagaGAGGTCCATGATTGGTTTGGCCATATATAAATAGTCATCTTCCATCTCAGTTTCACTCTCTATTTCAATGCTTGTTCTACACACACTTGTCCTCCTCCTCTCCGAGATATTGTTAAGAAATACTAGTTTTTGTGTGTTGAGGGGGGAGTGTTTTATAATCTTCCATTGTCCTCTAGTGGCCCATATTTCAAAACCTCATGTTTGCTTAATTTTCACGCAGGTGAGAGCGCGTAACAAGTGAAAAATTCTTATGTTTGTGTTTCACATGCCAAACTGCTTGGGATTGGAATATCTACAAAGGCATTTTTGTGGTTTTGTGCAAATTCAATATgattttgtttattttatatcAATTTTCATAAACTCCCATTAATTCTACTCTTTCTTATCTTTTTTTATGAAGAGCTACCTCAATGCAACGACAATCAACGTTATCTTTTCTGGTTTTAATcgcaattaattaaatatttttgaaTAAGAAAATTATCTAACCAAAACTCTATATCGTCGACAAGTTAACATCCAAATTCTACTTTGATTATATGCAATTCTTTAACTAGATATAGTTTATTATTCTCTTCATTTCGTGGCTTACAAATCTTGTGGCAATTTATATCTTGTTGATAAATTCTCTGGATTAGGAAATCTTTTGAAGCAAGTCAAGAGATTTAAAGAAAGATCATTAGATCAGTAATGTTCAGGTCAGGTCAGGTCAGGCACGCAACAAGGATGGTCCAACCAACCATGGAAAACACCACAGCAATAATCACATGGTGGGGTGGGGATGAAACTCATGTTTTTATGTTCTAAAGCCCTAACCACCAATTTTTTTACCAGTGTGCATCAGGCTGGGATAGGAAACCCACAAGAACAATAGGATTAAAATCTTTTTAACTTTTGGACAAGGACATAGCATGCACTATCTTAGCCACTGCCAGAAATACAGAGGTCCTTTGATGAAAAATCAACATCATAACAGTAAATAAACCACAAGAATTTCTTACAATTGTCCCTTCAAAGATTGACTAATTTCTTGCCTTGTTTTCAAAAAAGAAACTCTCATACCAActtcaaaatattatttaaagggcaaatta carries:
- the LOC110645187 gene encoding 40S ribosomal protein S18 translates to MSLVANEDFQHILRVLNTNVDGKQKIMFALTSIKGIGRRFANIVCKKADVDMNKRAGELSAEELDKLMVIVANPRQFKIPDWFLNRQKDYKDGKYSQVVSNALDMKLRDDLERLKKIRNHRGLRHYWGLRVRGQHTKTTGRRGKTVGVSKKR
- the LOC110645183 gene encoding transcription repressor OFP16-like produces the protein MAGTLGRNLHLCFTKIRRPPEPQSPSNLLSPHDHSHPLIVKNYNSLFDYYTFDSASKSPTHSSSSSSEPDFATVFASQRFFFSSPGRSNSIIKSTPSIDTHTQSSDSLVELKSNDTEPLLDTGTANNDQSDGRSSFESWNSAATVKDSVAVPTYSPDPYLDFRRSMQEMVEARDMVDVKANWDNLHELLLCYLALNPKSTHKFIVRAFADLIVSLLASQPAVAAEGE